In Cryptococcus decagattii chromosome 11, complete sequence, one DNA window encodes the following:
- a CDS encoding ribosome biogenesis protein NSA2, which translates to MEEHRKRHGRRLDYEEKKRKRTAREAHKASADAQKIFGHKAKLHHARRHAEKVQMKKTLKAHDERNVKQKDDGAVKEGALPAYLLDRDSQKDAKALSSAVKDRRKDRAAKYSVPLPKVRGIAEEEMFKVIKTGKSKSKSWKRMVNKATFVGEGFTRKPVKLERFIRPMGLRMTKANVTHPELKTTFQLPILGVKKNPQSPLYTSLGVLTKGTILEVNVSELGMVTTGGKVVWSKYAQITNNPENDGCINSVLLV; encoded by the exons ATGGAAGAGCACCGTAAACGACACGGTCGACGATTGGATTacgaggagaagaa GCGAAAGCGTACTGCCCGTGAGGCCCACAAGGCATCTGCCGATGCCCAGAAGATCTTCGGTCACAAGGCTAAGCTCCATCACGCTCGACGACATGCGGAGAAGGTTCAGATGAAGAAAACTCTCAAGGCGCACGACGAGAGGAATGTTAAGCAAAAGGATGACGGTGCTGTCAAGGAGGGTGCTTTGCCAGCCTATCTTTTGGATCGTGACAGTCAAAAG GACGCCAAAGCCCTTTCATCAGCCGTCAAGGACCGAAGAAAGGACCGAGCCGCCAAATACTCTGTGCCTCTTCCCAAGGTCAGGGGTATCgccgaagaagagatgttCAAGGTCATCAAGACCGGAAAGAGCAAGTCTAAGAGTTGGAAACGTATGGTCAACAAGGCCACCTTTGTTGGTGAAGGTTTCACTCGAAAGCCTGTTAAACTCGAG CGATTCATTCGACCTATGGGTTTG CGTATGACCAAAGCCAATGTCACCCACCCCGAGCTCAAGACCACCTTCCAATTACCTATTCTTGGTGTCAAGAAGAACCCCCAATCCCCGCTTTACACCTCTCTTG GTGTCCTTACCAAGGGTACTATTCTTGAAGTCAATGTTAGTGAACTGGGTATGGTTACCACCGGTGGTAAGGTCGTCTGGTCTA AGTATGCCCAGATCACAAATAACCCCGAGAATGACGGTTGCATCAACTCCGTTCTCTTAGTGTAA
- a CDS encoding translation elongation factor EF-1 alpha gives MGKEKLHVNVVVIGHVDSGKSTTTGHLIYKCGGIDKRTIEKFEKEAAELGKSSFKYAWVLDKLKAERERGITIDIALWKFETPKYQVTVIDAPGHRDFIKNMITGTSQADCAILIIATGIGEFEAGISKDGQTREHALLAFTLGVRQLIVACNKMDTCKWSEDRFNEIVKETNGFIKKVGYNPKAVPFVPISGWHGDNMLEETKNMPWYKGWTKETKSGVSKGKTLLEAIDAIEPPTRPTDKPLRLPLQDVYKIGGIGTVPVGRVETGVIKAGMVVKFAPTNVTTEVKSVEMHHEQIPEGLPGDNVGFNVKNVSIKDIRRGNVCGDSKNDPPMEAASFNAQVIVLNHPGQIGAGYTPVLDCHTAHIACKFSELVEKIDRRTGKVMEAAPKFVKSGDAAIVKLVPQKPLCVETYADYPPLGRFAVRDMRQTVAVGVIKSVEKTEKGGKVTKAAEKATKKK, from the exons ATGGGTAAGGAGAAGCTCCACGT CAACGTCGTTGTTATCGGTCACGTCGACTCCGGTAAGTCGACCACCACCGGTCACTTGATCTACAAGTGCGGTGGTATCGACAAGCGAACCATTGAGAAGTTCGAGAAGGAGGCTGCCGAACTCGGAAAGT CTTCCTTCAAGTACGCCTGGGTTCTCGACAAGCTTAAGGCTGAGCGAGAGCGAGGTATCACCATCGACATTGCTCTTTGGAAGTTCGAGACCCCCAAGTACCAGGTCACCGTCATTGACGCCCCCGGTCACCGAGACTTCATCAAGAACATGATCACCGGTACCTCCCAGGCTGACTGTgccatcctcatcattgCCACCGGTATCGGTGAGTTCGAGGCTGGTATCTCCAAGGACGGTCAGACCCGAGAGCACgctcttcttgccttcacCCTCGGTGTCAGGCAGCTCATTGTTGCTTGCAACAAGATGGACACCTGCAAGTGGTCCGAGGACCGATTCAACGAAATCGTCAAGGAGACCAACGGTTTCATCAAGAAGGTCGGTTACAACCCCAAGGCTGTCCCCTTCGTCCCTATCTCTGGTTGGCACGGTGACAACATGTTGGAGGAGACCAAGAA CATGCCCTGGTACAAGGGATGGACCAAGGAGACCAAGTCTGGTGTTTCCAAGGGTAAGACCCTCCTCGAGGCCATCGACGCCATTGAGCCCCCTACCCGACCCACCGACAAGCCCCTCCGTCTCCCTCTCCAGGACGTCTACAAGATCGGTGGTATCGGCACAGTCCCTGTCGGCCGAGTCGAGACCGGTGTCATCAAGGCCG GTATGGTCGTCAAGTTCGCTCCCACCAACGTTACCACTGAAGTCAAGTCCGTTGAGATGCACCACGAGCAGATCCCCGAGGGTCTCCCCGGAGACAACGTTGGTTTCAACGTCAAGAACGTTTCCATCAAGGACATCCGACGAGGTAACGTCTGTGGTGACTCCAAGAACGACCCCCCTATGGAGGCTGCTTCTTTCAACGCCCAGGTTATCGTCCTTAACCACCCTGGTCAGATCGGTGCCGGTTACACCCCCGTTCTCGACTGTCACACTGCCC ACATTGCTTGCAAGTTCTCTGAGTTAGTCGAGAAGATTGACCGACGAACCGGTAAGGTCATGGAGGCCGCCCCCAAGTTCGTCAAGTCCGGTGACGCCGCCATTGTCAAGCTTGTTCCCCAGAAGCCTCTCTGTGTTGAGACCTACGCCGACTACCCTCCTCTTGGTCGATTCGCCGTCCGAGACATGCGACAGACCGTCGCCGTCGGTGTCATCAAGTCAGTGGAGAAGACTGAGAAGGGTGGCAAGGTCACCAAGGCTGCTGAGAAGGCcaccaagaagaagtaa
- a CDS encoding leucine-tRNA ligase: MAANVNHNAPAGAVVVMEKTDKRDYLIDLEKTAQASWAEKQLFETNPPPLPEGIKTYSDFFASGQSMEEIHEKYPKWFGTFPYAYMNGSLHLGHAFTISKVEFAAGFERMRGKRVLFPVGYHATGMPIKAASDKLIREMEMFGEDFSRYKEDEPEEVEPAAATAAPAKSLESTDPSKAKKGKLNAKSTGLTYQFQILELIGVPRDELKKFADPYHWLHYFPPIAKQDLSGLGARVDWRRQFVTTDANLYFDSFVRWQMNKLYKQNRVKFGKRYTIYSPKDGQPCMDHDRASGEAVNPQEYTAVKMEVLEWGPTVPEGVKKAVEGKKVWMVAATLRPETMYGQTNCFVGPNLKYGLFEASDNELFLVTERSARNMAFQGIFDRPKGACNKVADIMGSDLLGTKVNPPFGLVKEVYVLPMEGVLATKGTGVVTSVPSDSPDDYRTLMDLRKKAEMYKIKPEWAAVDPIPVLKTPKYGDMAAEVLCTELKIQSQRDKDKLAEAKDLAYKEGFYNGVMTVGDFVGTPVVDAKPKVREQMIQAGLACPYAEPESEVISRSADVCVVALVDQWYLDYGEDGWKTQAFKLLDKLNTYQDETRHAFVGVLNWLNQWACARSYGLGSKLPWDPVWLIESLSDSTVYMSYYTVANLLHQDMFGKNPGPLGITPEQMTDEVWEYILADGQLPPNSPVDAEKAAQLKYHFNYFYPLDVRSSGKDLIPNHLTFWIYCHTALFPEKQWPKAVRINGHLMLNGKKMSKSTGNFLTMKEATNKYGSDATRLTLADAGDDITDANFEETVANAAILRLHTCSTWAEEMKSTKDQLRTGEWNDFDRGFRAEMDALIKEAYGAFEQMEYKRALKAGLYDFENARNWYRMVSDPVNGGSGMHRDLVFAWLRAHALLITPFTPHYSEHIWKNVLGETSTIQTALFPEPSGPIDPAVLEQTEYLRGVVDAIRSAEAQAGKKKGKKAAAAVYDPSKPKKVRMYVAKNFPEWQEKAINVIKNHAWDGEKVDDVKLRKGLEEVGLMKDKKVMPFCQAFKRKLAVSGPSAFDRTLTFDELYSLKMLAPLIKSSLRFEEIDVLSVEEAREIIEKDGEKEGWTKEKVEVAEPAVPGVQFWNV, translated from the exons ATGGCCGCCAACGTAAACCACAATGCGCCTGCCGGGGCTGTCGTGGTCatggagaag ACCGACAAGAGAGATTACCTTATTGACCTCGAAAAGACGGCTCAGGCTTCTTGGGCCGAGAAGCAGCTCTTTGAGACTAAcccccctccccttcctgAGGGTATCAAAACCTACTCTGATTTCTTCGCTTCCGGACAGTCTATGGAGGAGATTCACGAAAAGTACCCCAAATGGTTCGGTACTTTCCCTTATGCCTACATGAACGgttctctccatcttggTCACGCTTTCACCATCAGCAAGGTTGAGTTTGCGGCCGGTTTCGAAAGGATGCGTGGAAAGAGGGTCTTGTTCCCTGTTGGATACCACGCCACTGGTATGCCCATCAAG GCCGCCTCTGACAAGCTTATCCGAGAAATGGAGATGTTTGGTGAGGACTTTTCTAGATACAAGGAGGATGAGCCCGAGGAGGTTGAGCCCGCCGCTGCTACCGCTGCCCCCGCCAAGTCCCTCGAGTCCACCGACCCTTccaaggccaagaaggGAAAGCTCAACGCCAAGTCAACCGGTCTCACCTACCAATTTCAAATCCTTGAGCTCATCGGTGTCCCCCGTGACGAGCTCAAGAAGTTTGCTGACCCCTACCACTGGCTCCACTATTTCCCTCCTATTGCTAAGCAAGACTTGAGCGGTCTCGGCGCTAGGGTTGACTGGAGAAGGCAATTCGTTACCA CCGATGCGAACCTCTACTTTGACAGCTTCGTCCGATGGCAAATGAACAAGCTTTACAAGCAAAACCGTGTCAAGTTCGGCAAGCGATACACCATTTACTCCCCCAAGGACGGACAACCCTGTATGGACCATGACCGTGCGAGTGGTGAGGCTGTCAACCCTCAAGAATACACTGCTGTCAAGATGGAAGTGCTCGAATGGGGACCTACTGTTCCTGAGGgggtgaagaaggctgtcgaaggcaagaaggtcTGGATGGTTGCTGCTACCCTCCGACCTGAGACTATGTACGGTCAGACCAACTGTTTTGTTGGCCCCAACCTCAAATACGGTCTCTTTGAGGCTTCCGACAACGAGCTTTTCCTTGTTACTGAGCGATCAGCCCGTAACATGGCCTTCCAGGGTATCTTTGACCGACCTAAGGGTGCTTGCAACAAGGTTGCGGACATTATGGGTTCCGATTTGCTCGGTACCAAGGTCAACCCGCCCTTCGGTCTCGTCAAGGAGGTCTATGTCCTCCCCATGGAGGGTGTCCTCGCCACCAAG GGTACCGGTGTGGTTACTTCTGTCCCATCCGACTCCCCCGATGACTACCGAACCCTCATGGACCTCCGTAAGAAGGCCGAGATGTACAAGATCAAGCCCGAATGGGCTGCCGTCGACCCCATTCCCGTACTCAAGACTCCCAAGTACGGCGACATGGCCGCCGAAGTCCTCTGTACTGAGCTCAAGATCCAATCTCAACGTGACAAGGACAAGCTTGCCGAAGCCAAGGATCTTGCTTACAAGGAGGGCTTCTACAACGGTGTCATGACAGTTGGTGACTTTGTTGGTACTCCTGTTGTTGATGCCAAGCCCAAGGTCCGAGAGCAGATGATCCAAGCCGGTTTGGCTTGTCCTTACGCTGAACCCGAGAGTGAAGTCATCTCACGAAGTGCCGACGTTTGTGTTGTTGCCCTCGTTGACCAATGGTACCTTGACTACGGAGAGGACGGCTGGAAGACTCAGGCTTTCAA GCTTCTCGATAAGCTCAACACCTACCAGGACGAGACCCGACACGCCTTTGTGGGTGTCCTCAACTGGCTCAACCAATGGGCGTGCGCTCGATCTTACGGTCTCGGTTCTAAACTTCCTTGGGACCCTGTCTGGCTTATCGAGTCTCTCTCAGACTCCACCGTCTACATGTCCTACTACACTGTCGCCAACCTCCTTCACCAAGACATGTTCGGCAAGAACCCCGGCCCTCTTGGCATTACCCCTGAGCAGATGACCGACGAGGTCTGGGAGTACATCCTCGCTGACGGTCAGCTCCCTCCCAACAGCCCTGTCGACGCCGAGAAAGCCGCTCAGCTCAAGTACCATTTCAACTACTTTTACCCTCTCGACGTCCGATCGTCCGGTAAGGATCTTATCCCTAACCACTTGACCTTCTGGATTTACTGTCACACTGCTCTCTTCCCTGAGAAGCAGTGGCCCAAGGCTGTCAGGATCAACGGTCACTTGATGCTCAAcggaaagaagatgtcCAAATCTACCGGTAACTTCTTGACTATGAAGGAGGCTACCAATAAGTACGGTTCCGACGCTACGAGGTTGACCCTTGCCGACGCTGGTGACGACATCACCGATGCCAA CTTTGAGGAGACTGTCGCCAACGCTGCTATTCTTCGACTCCACACCTGCTCCACTTGGGCTGAAGAGATGAAATCTACCAAGGATCAGCTCAGGACCGGCGAATGGAACGACTTTGACCGTGGCTTCAGGGCCGAGATGGACGCTCTCATCAAGGAGGCCTACGGCGCCTTTGAGCAAATGGAGTACAAGCGTGCCCTCAAGGCGGGTCTCTATGACTTTGAGAACGCCCGAAACTGGTACCGAATGGTGTCTGACCCCGTCAACGGTGGCTCAGGCATGCACCGCGATCTCGTCTTCGCCTGGCTCCGCGCCCACGccctcctcatcacccCCTTCACCCCCCACTATTCTGAGCACATCTGGAAGAACGTCCTCGGCGAAACTTCCACCATCCAAACCGCTCTTTTCCCCGAACCTTCAGGCCCCATCGACCCTGCTGTCCTCGAGCAGACCGAATATCTCCGCGGAGTCGTCGACGCTATCCGATCTGCCGAGGCCCAGGCTGgtaagaagaagggaaagaaggctgctgctgccgtCTACGACCCTAGCAAACCCAAGAAGGTCAGGATGTACGTTGCCAAGAACTTCCCTGAATGGCAAGAGAAGGCTATCAATGTCATCAAGAACCATGCCTGGGATGGCGAGAAGGTGGACGACGTTAAGCTCAGGAAGGGTTTGGAGGAGGTTGGTTTAAtgaaggacaagaaggtTATGCCTTTCTGCCAGGCTTTCAAG AGGAAACTTGCTGTTTCAGGTCCCTCCGCCTTTGACCGAACTCTTACCTTCGACGAACTCTACTCTCTCAAAATGCTCGCTCCCCTCATCAAATCTTCTCTCCGATTCGAGGAAATTGACGTACTCAGTGTGGAGGAGGCCAGGGAGATcattgagaaggatggtgaaaaggaaggatggACCAAGGAGAAGGTTGAGGTTGCCGAGCCCGCTGTTCCTGGTGTTCAGTTCTGGAACGTATAG
- a CDS encoding carbamoyl-phosphate synthase arginine-specific large chain — translation MLRSLPRARAVLPLRSRPLAPLARSPLARNYAVAAPAVGSYAQVDGEPTLNSPSELARKISAKVLPKLEKPDVKKVLVVGSGGLSIGQAGEFDYSGSQAIKALRESNIETILINPNIATIQTSHHLASEIYFLPVTADYVAYVLEKERPDGILLTFGGQSALNVGIQLDKMGVLERLGVKVLGTPIRTLEVSEDRDLFVQALNEIEIPAAQSTAVSTIQAALDAAKEIGYPIILRSAFSLGGLGSGFAHDEEELRNLAAKSLSLSPQVLIEKSLKGWKEVEYEVVRDAADNTIICCNMENFDPLGTHTGDSIVVAPSQTLTDDEYHMLRSAAIKIVRHVGVVGECNVQYALDPVSRDYRVIEMNARLSRSSALASKATGYPLAYTAAKIALGHTLPELPNAVTKSTTACFEPALDYIVTKIPKWDLAKFQHVERNVGSAMKSVGEVMAIGRTFEESLQKAIRQVDPNFTGFDAYWKPEDMTAALTHNNDRRLFAIAHAMLNLDYTVDHLHDLTKIDKWFLYKLENIVNVYKTLQSTPFDKIDRELFLTAKKTGFSDLHISQLVGVKEDEVRAARKAAGVTPFVKRIDTLAAEFPAYTNYLYTTYNASTHDLEFNEKGTMVLGSGVYRIGSSVEFDWCAVTCSRAIRSMGKKTIMINYNPETVSTDFDEADRLYFEELGWERVMDIYELEGADGVVVSVGGQLPQNIALRLKQTGVNVLGTDPEQIDNAEDRHKFSSILDSIGVDQPAWTEATSLQAAKDFANKVNYPVLIRPSYVLSGAAMNVVWDERQLEEKLTAAADVSPLHPVVVSQFIDNAQEIDIDAVAHEGKLLVHAVSEHVENAGVHSGDATLVLPPFSLQERDMERLKEIAQKVAKAFNISGPYNMQIIRKPEEEGKESELKVIECNLRASRSFPFVSKVLGKNFIDVAAAAIMGENIPEPVDLMKEQRDYVAIKVPQFSWTRLPGADPFLGVEMASTGEVASFGKDIHEAYWAALLSVNGFKLPKANSGILLGGDISRAELPEIASNLISLGFKLYTYDADVEEFINKQPYLSIKKILVPVKDKRKLREVLEENEISCVINVSRSRAATTADADYASRRAAVDFGIPLINNAKLAVLFTETLQQKFKNSPLPYVEGQQPSEVKSWREFVGEDRAY, via the exons ATGCTTCGATCCCTTCCCCGTGCCCGTGCCGTCCTTCCCCTCCGATCGCGCCCCCTTGCCCCTCTCGCTCGTTCACCACTCGCCAGAAACTATGCCGTCGCTGCCCCAGCAGTCGGCTCCTACGCCCAAGTAGATGGAGAGCCCACTCtcaactctccatcagaATTGGCCAGGAAGATCTCTGCAAAGGTCCTTCCCAAGCTGGAAAAGCCCGATGTGAAGAAGGTTCTCGTCGTTGGCTCCGGTGGACTTTCGATCGGCCAGGCCGGTGAATTCGACTACTCAG GATCCCAAGCCATCAAGGCTTTGAGGGAATCAAATATCGAGACCATCCTCATTAACCCCAACATCGCTACCATCCAAACTTCCCACCACCTTGCCTCTGAGATCTATTTCCTCCCCGTTACCGCTGATTACGTCGCTTACGTCCTTGAAAAGGAGCGACCAGACGGTATCCTCTTGACTTTCGGTGGTCAATCTGCGTTGAATGTTGGTATCCAACTTGATAAGATGGGTGTTCTTGAGCGATTGGGTGTCAAGGTCCTCGGTACTCCTATCAGAACTCTTGAAGTCTCTGAAGACCGAGACCTTTTCGTTCAGGCTTTGAACGAGATTGAGATTCCTGCTGCTCAATCTACGGCCGTTTCTACCATCCAGGCGGCTCTTGATGCTGCCAAGGAGATTGGTTACCCCATCATTCTCCGATCAGCCTTCTCTCTCGGTGGTTTGGGTTCTGGTTTCGCGCACGACGAGGAGGAATTGAGGAACTTGGCTGCCAAgtctctttctctctcacCGCAGGTTTTGATTGAAAAGAGTTTGAAGGGCTGGAAAGAGGTCGAGTATGAGGTCGTCCGAGACGCTGCGGACAACACTATTATCTGTTGTAACATGGAGAACTTTGACCCTCTTGGTACACACACTGGTGATTCTATTGTCGTTGCTCCCTCCCAGACTCTTACCGATGACGAATACCACATGCTCCGAAGTGCGGCCATTAAGATTGTGCGACATGTCGGTGTCGTTGGTGAGTGTAACGTCCAGTACGCCTTGGACCCTGTCAGCAGGGACTACAGGGTTATTGAGATGAACGCGAGGTTGAGTCGATCTTC CGCTCTTGCCTCCAAGGCCACTGGTTACCCTCTTGCCTACACTGCCGCCAAGATTGCTCTTGGTCACACTCTTCCTGAACTCCCCAATGCCGTCACCAAATCCACCACCGCTTGTTTTGAGCCTGCTCTTGACTACATTGTTACCAAGATTCCCAAGTGGGACTTGGCCAAGTTCCAACACGTCGAAAGGAACGTCGGTTCTGCCATGAAGTCTGTTGGTGAGGTCATGGCAATCGGCCGAACCTTTGAGGAGTCTTTGCAAAAGGCAATCAGGCAGGTTGACCCCAACTTTACTGGTTTCGATGCCTATTGGAAGCCTGAGGACATGACTGCCGCTTTGACCCATAACAACGACCGACGATTGTTCGCTATTGCTCACGCCATGCTTAACCTCGACTACACTGTCGACCATCTTCACGACTTGACCAAGATTGACAAGTGGTTCTTGTACAAGCTTGAGAACATTGTTAACGTCTACAAGACTCTTCAGTCTACTCCTTTCGACAAGATTGACCGAGAGCTTTTCTTGACCGCCAAGAAGACTGGTTTCAGTGACTTGCACATCTCTCAGTTGGTCGGTGtcaaggaggatgaggttcGTGCCGCTAGGAAGGCCGCTGGTGTTACCCCTTTCGTGAAGCGAATTGACACTCTTGCCGCCGAGTTCCCCGCTTACACCAACTACCTCTATACCACTTACAATGCCTCTACCCACGACCTTGAATTCAACGAAAAAGGTACCATGGTTTTGGGTTCCGGTGTCTACCGAATTGGTTCTTCAGTTGAGTTTGACTGGTGTGCTGTTACCTGCTCTAGGGCCATCCGATCTatgggcaagaagaccaTCATGATCAACTACAACCCCGAGACTGTCTCTACCGACTTTGACGAGGCTGATAGGCTCTACTTTGAAGAGCTCGGTTGGGAGAGGGTTATGGATATTTACGAGCTTGAAGGTGCCGATGGTGTCGTCGTCTCTGTCGGTGGTCAGCTTCCTCAGAACATTGCTCTACGATTGAAGCAAACTGGTGTCAACGTTCTCGGTACCGATCCTGAGCAGATCGACAACGCCGAGGACCGACACAAgttctcttccatccttgaCTCTATTGGTGTCGACCAACCCGCTTGGACTGAGGCCACCTCTCTCCAGGCTGCCAAGGACTTTGCCAACAAGGTCAACTACCCTGTCCTTATCCGACCCTCTTACGTTCTTTCCGGTGCCGCCATGAACGTCGTCTGGGACGAGAggcagctggaggaaaagCTCACCGCCGCCGCCGATGTTTCTCCCCTCCACCCTGTCGTCGTCTCTCAGTTCATTGACAACGCTCAAGAAATCGATATTGATGCCGTCGCCCACGAGGGTAAACTCCTCGTCCATGCTGTCAGCGAGCACGTTGAGAATGCCGGTGTCCACTCTGGTGACGCTACTTTGgtccttcctcccttctctctccaggAGCGAGACATGGAAAGGCTCAAGGAGATCGCCCAGAAGGTTGCCAAGGCTTTCAACATCTCTGGTCCTTACAACATGCAGATCATCAGGAAGCCCGAGGAGGAGGGCAAGGAGTCCGAGTTGAAGGTTATCGAGTGTAACTTGCGAGCTTCTCGAAGTTTCCCCTTCGTCTCCAAAGTTCTCGGTAAGAATTTCATTGATGTGGCCGCTGCCGCTATCAT GGGCGAAAACATTCCCGAACCTGTCGATTTGATGAAGGAGCAGAGGGATTACGTCGCCATCAAGGTCCCCCAGTTCTCTTGGACTCGATTGCCCGGTGCCGACCCCTTCTTGGGTGTCGAAATGGCTTCTACCGGTGAAGTCGCTTCCTTTGGTAAGGACATCCACGAGGCCTACTGGGCCGCTCTTCTCTCCGTCAACGGTTTCAAGCTCCCTAAAGCCAACTCTGGTATCCTCCTCGGTGGTGACATTTCTCGAGCTGAGCTCCCTGAAATTGCCTCCAATCTCATTTCTCTTGGCTTCAAGCTTTACACCTACGACGCCGACGTCGAGGAGTTCATTAACAAGCAGCCTTACTTGTCTATCAAGAAGATCTTAGTACCTGTCAAGGACAAGAGAAAGTTGAGGGAAGTTTTGGAGGAGAACGAGATTTCTTGTGTTATCAACGTCTCTAGGTCTAGGGCGGCCACCACTGCGGATGCCGACTACGCCTCCAGGAGGGCCGCTGTCGACTTTGGTATTCCC CTTATTAACAACGCCAAGCTCGCTGTTCTCTTCACCGAGACTCTCCAGCAAAAGTTCAAGAACTCTCCTTTGCCTTACGTTGAAGGCCAGCAGCCTTCAGAAGTTAAGTCATGGAGGGAGTTTGTTGGCGAGGACAGGGCGTACTAA